One Capsicum annuum cultivar UCD-10X-F1 chromosome 2, UCD10Xv1.1, whole genome shotgun sequence genomic window carries:
- the LOC107860315 gene encoding uncharacterized protein LOC107860315, which translates to MVEEICFFAKDSIIIKPPKKSPALLRMVVVAFTLIFGIYICSICLKQTNMEKTSKYLNIEVIERPCHNYDMDRSQIPYVHYPKPKTFSRNECGCNPVRLFAILSMQRSGSGWFETLLNSHMNVSSNGEIFSVKDRRENASSILRTLDTVYNLDFFTSASKNHCSAAVGFKWMFNQGLIAHHKEIAEYFNKKGVSVIFLFRKNLLRRMVSVLSNSYDRYAKLLNGTHKSHVHSPEEAGTLAKYKPEINTTLLITDLKRMEVTATEALEYFNSTRHMILYYEDIVRNRAKLVDVLEFLRLPNMDLSSRQVKIHNGPLWKHIKNWDDINKTLSGTAYEKFLRADY; encoded by the exons ATGGTTGAGGAAATTTGTTTCTTTGCAAAG GATAGTATCATCATAAAACCTCCCAAGAAGTCTCCAGCATTGTTAAGGATGGTGGTTGTAGCTTTTACGCTGATCTTTGGTATTTATATCTGTTCAATTTGTCTTAAACAAACTAACATGGAGAAAACGAGCAAATACTTGAACATTGAAGTCATAGAAAGGCCTTGTCATAACTATGACATGGATCGATCCCAAATTCCATACGTGCATTATCCGAAGCCAAAAACCTTTAGCCG gaaCGAATGTGGCTGTAATCCTGTACGGCTCTTTGCCATTCTCTCAATGCAGAGGTCTGGGAGTGGATGGTTTGAGACACTATTGAATAGTCATATGAATGTAAGCTCCAATGGTGAAATATTCTCTGTCAAAGATAGGAGAGAAAATGCTTCTTCAATCCTGAGGACATTGGACACAGTTTACAATTTGGACTTCTTTACGAGTGCTTCCAAAAATCATTGCTCGGCTGCAGTGGGCTTCAAATGGATGTTTAATCAG GGGTTAATAGCACACCATAAGGAAATTGCTGAGTACTTCAATAAAAAGGGTGTTTCTGTGATATTTCTCTTTAGAAAGAATCTACTGCGACGCATGGTTTCTGTGCTTTCAAATTCCTATGATCGATATGCCAAACTCTTGAACGGAACACATAAGTCACATGTACACTCACCTGAAGAG GCTGGTACTCTTGCAAAGTATAAACCAGAAATCAATACAACATTGTTGATCACAGATTTGAAGAGAATGGAGGTAACAGCCACGGAGGCTCTGGAGTACTTTAACAGCACTCGGCATATGATTCTGTATTACGAAGATATAGTCAGAAATCGAGCT AAATTGGTAGATGTTCTTGAGTTTCTAAGATTGCCAAATATGGATCTAAGTAGCCGTCAAGTCAAGATACATAACGGGCCATTGTGGAAGCATATCAAGAACTGGGATGACATAAACAAGACCTTGAGTGGAACAGCTTATGAGAAGTTCCTCCGAGctgactattaa